From a single Hymenobacter sp. YIM 151500-1 genomic region:
- a CDS encoding MarC family protein, translating into MEILLATFTTLFSVVNPFSAMPVFLTLTEDDSPATRANIGLKACVYMVGVLAVSFFAGQYVLNFFGINIHHLRIAGGILLMRSSFDLLTPGGNRTKVSDATLDESRHKDDISFTPLAMPMLSGPGSMAVCIGLFTEKLTYLDMALIFLGFVLVALAAYIILMSSLRLTRFLGRPGMAALARIMGFITLAIGVNFLATAIKALFQE; encoded by the coding sequence ATGGAAATCTTGCTTGCCACGTTTACCACGCTGTTTTCGGTGGTGAATCCCTTTAGCGCCATGCCCGTGTTTCTGACGCTAACCGAGGACGACAGCCCGGCCACGCGCGCCAACATCGGCCTGAAAGCCTGCGTGTACATGGTGGGGGTGCTGGCGGTGTCGTTTTTCGCCGGGCAGTACGTGCTCAACTTCTTCGGCATCAACATCCACCACCTGCGCATTGCAGGCGGCATCCTGCTCATGCGCTCGTCCTTCGACCTGCTCACGCCCGGCGGCAACCGCACCAAGGTATCAGACGCAACCCTGGACGAAAGCCGCCACAAAGACGATATCAGCTTCACGCCCCTGGCCATGCCCATGCTGTCGGGGCCGGGCTCCATGGCCGTGTGCATCGGCCTGTTCACCGAAAAGCTGACCTACCTGGATATGGCCCTGATTTTCCTGGGCTTTGTGCTGGTAGCTCTGGCGGCCTATATCATCCTGATGTCCTCGCTCCGGCTGACGCGCTTTCTGGGCCGGCCGGGGATGGCCGCCTTGGCCCGCATCATGGGCTTTATTACGCTGGCCATTGGGGTAAATTTCCTGGCTACGGCCATTAAGGCCCTGTTTCAGGAGTAA
- a CDS encoding bifunctional heptose 7-phosphate kinase/heptose 1-phosphate adenyltransferase, protein MPAAAAPPASLPDLFAAFNRLTVLIVGDVMLDAYVWGKAVRLSPEAPVPIVNVSRQEQRLGGAANVALNVQALGATPLLCAVVGEDQGGDQLLELLRTTGLSAEGIVRSGHRPTTVKQRVLAHGQQLLRIDSEVETDLNADENAQLTARFEQLLGRADVVIFEDYDKGVLQEANIQHFISLARQRGVPTVVDPKKKNFLAYRHCTLFKPNLKELREGLKQEFGDTDADRPHFEAAVARLRQLLQPDMVLVTLSERGVFVENGQLRRTYIPAHVRTISDVSGAGDTVISIAALCVALGLPAASTAALANLGGGLVCEQVGVVPIEKQLLLQEAERVGLLEPHPLAPSPQERGTSF, encoded by the coding sequence ATGCCCGCTGCCGCTGCTCCTCCGGCTTCTCTGCCCGACCTGTTTGCCGCTTTCAACCGCCTCACCGTCCTGATTGTGGGCGACGTGATGCTCGACGCCTACGTGTGGGGCAAAGCCGTGCGCCTCTCGCCCGAAGCCCCCGTGCCGATAGTGAATGTGAGCCGCCAGGAGCAGCGCCTGGGCGGGGCCGCCAACGTGGCCCTGAACGTGCAGGCCCTGGGCGCCACGCCCCTGCTCTGCGCCGTGGTGGGCGAGGACCAGGGCGGCGACCAGCTGCTGGAGCTGCTGCGCACCACCGGGCTGTCGGCCGAGGGCATTGTGCGCTCCGGGCACCGGCCCACCACCGTAAAGCAGCGCGTGCTGGCCCACGGCCAGCAGCTGCTGCGTATCGACTCGGAGGTAGAAACTGACCTCAACGCCGACGAAAACGCCCAGCTCACCGCCCGCTTCGAGCAGCTGCTGGGCCGCGCCGACGTGGTAATTTTCGAGGACTACGACAAGGGGGTGCTCCAGGAAGCCAACATTCAGCACTTTATCAGCCTGGCCCGGCAGCGGGGCGTGCCTACGGTCGTGGACCCCAAGAAAAAGAACTTCCTGGCCTACCGCCACTGCACCCTGTTCAAGCCCAACCTCAAAGAGCTGCGCGAAGGCCTGAAGCAGGAGTTCGGTGACACCGACGCCGACCGCCCGCACTTCGAGGCGGCCGTGGCCCGGCTGCGGCAGCTGCTGCAACCCGACATGGTGCTGGTCACGCTGTCGGAGCGGGGCGTATTCGTGGAAAACGGCCAGCTCCGGCGCACCTACATTCCCGCCCACGTGCGCACCATCTCCGACGTGTCGGGGGCCGGCGACACAGTAATCAGCATTGCGGCCTTATGCGTGGCCCTGGGCCTGCCCGCCGCCAGCACTGCCGCCCTGGCCAACCTCGGCGGCGGCCTCGTGTGCGAACAAGTAGGCGTGGTGCCGATTGAAAAGCAACTGCTGCTGCAGGAAGCGGAGCGGGTGGGGCTGCTGGAACCTCACCCCCTAGCCCCCTCTCCACAAGAGAGGGGGACTAGTTTCTAG
- the hemE gene encoding uroporphyrinogen decarboxylase has translation MLKNDLLLRAACGEDTERTPVWLMRQAGRILPEYRALRARLSGFKELVETPELAAEVTIQPVDALDVDAAIIFSDILVVPEAMGLTYEMVEARGPLFPETVRTAQDVQRLRVADPEEHLGYVLEAIRVTKRALNGRVPLIGFAGAPWTILAYMVEGHGSKTFSKARRLLYAQPELAHELLRKITDTTIAYLRAQVTAGANLVQVFDSWAGILPPAHYQEFSTRYIAEICRAIPEVPVTVFAKGAFWAVEDFAQLPCRTIGLDWNQDARAVRPLVGDKTLQGNLDPCALYGTPEQVRQATRQMLDQFGSHRHIANLGHGVYPDTNPDNVRVFIETVKEYSTRMRG, from the coding sequence GTGCTAAAGAACGACCTCCTCCTCCGCGCCGCCTGTGGCGAAGATACCGAGCGCACCCCCGTGTGGCTGATGCGCCAGGCCGGCCGCATCCTGCCCGAATACCGCGCCCTGCGCGCCCGCCTTTCCGGCTTCAAGGAGCTGGTCGAAACCCCCGAACTGGCCGCCGAAGTCACCATTCAGCCCGTGGATGCCCTGGACGTGGATGCCGCTATCATCTTCTCCGACATTCTGGTGGTACCCGAGGCCATGGGCCTCACCTACGAAATGGTGGAAGCCCGTGGCCCCCTGTTCCCCGAAACTGTGCGCACCGCCCAGGACGTGCAGCGCCTGCGTGTAGCCGACCCCGAGGAGCACCTGGGCTACGTGCTGGAAGCCATTCGCGTCACTAAGCGCGCCCTCAATGGCCGCGTGCCGCTCATCGGGTTTGCCGGCGCACCCTGGACCATCCTGGCTTACATGGTGGAAGGCCACGGCTCCAAAACCTTCAGCAAGGCCCGCCGCCTGCTCTACGCCCAGCCGGAGCTGGCCCACGAGCTGCTGCGCAAAATCACCGACACTACCATTGCCTACCTGCGGGCCCAGGTGACAGCCGGTGCCAACCTGGTGCAGGTGTTCGACTCCTGGGCCGGCATCCTGCCGCCCGCTCACTACCAGGAGTTCAGCACCCGCTACATTGCCGAAATCTGCCGGGCCATTCCCGAGGTACCCGTGACGGTGTTTGCCAAAGGGGCCTTCTGGGCCGTGGAAGACTTTGCCCAGCTGCCCTGCCGCACCATCGGCCTCGACTGGAACCAGGACGCCCGCGCCGTGCGCCCTCTCGTGGGAGACAAAACCCTGCAAGGCAACCTCGACCCCTGCGCCCTCTACGGCACACCCGAGCAGGTGCGCCAAGCCACCCGGCAAATGCTTGACCAGTTTGGCTCGCACCGCCACATTGCCAACTTAGGCCACGGCGTCTACCCCGACACTAACCCGGATAATGTGCGCGTATTCATTGAAACGGTGAAGGAGTACAGCACCCGAATGCGGGGGTAA
- the purE gene encoding 5-(carboxyamino)imidazole ribonucleotide mutase, which translates to MTTLPPSSGPDAAADTPLVGIIMGSQSDLKIMENAAELLRQFQVPYEITLVSAHRTPHRLVEYAETARKRGLRVIIAGGGGAAHLPGMVAAFTTLPVIGVPINAATSIHGLDSILSMLQMPAGVPVATVALDGAANAAVLATQMLALGNARLQDVLEKYRTSLKDKVMRTIDELRKGGLNDD; encoded by the coding sequence ATGACTACCCTTCCCCCTTCTTCCGGCCCCGACGCCGCGGCCGACACGCCCCTGGTGGGCATTATCATGGGTTCCCAGTCGGACCTGAAAATCATGGAAAACGCCGCCGAGCTGCTGCGCCAGTTCCAGGTGCCCTACGAAATCACCCTGGTGTCGGCGCACCGCACCCCACACCGCTTGGTGGAGTACGCTGAAACGGCCCGTAAGCGCGGCCTGCGCGTTATCATTGCCGGCGGGGGCGGAGCGGCCCATTTGCCCGGTATGGTAGCGGCCTTCACCACTTTGCCCGTCATCGGAGTGCCCATCAACGCCGCCACTTCCATCCACGGCCTCGACTCCATCCTGTCCATGCTGCAAATGCCGGCCGGGGTGCCCGTAGCCACCGTAGCCCTCGACGGCGCCGCCAACGCCGCCGTGCTGGCCACCCAGATGCTGGCCCTCGGCAACGCCCGCTTGCAGGATGTGCTGGAAAAGTACCGCACCTCGCTCAAAGACAAGGTGATGCGCACCATCGACGAGCTGCGCAAAGGCGGCCTGAATGATGACTAG